In Dioscorea cayenensis subsp. rotundata cultivar TDr96_F1 chromosome 9, TDr96_F1_v2_PseudoChromosome.rev07_lg8_w22 25.fasta, whole genome shotgun sequence, a genomic segment contains:
- the LOC120268706 gene encoding uncharacterized protein LOC120268706 encodes MKLKKSSTVKTVLRAWNSSVFSGDGVYAGAPYPSPRAPYRPLLRDLPRLQNALRDSLLWVSQMADFRKARRFFRKIGMGKDDLYFWKQMGKAALCTYTLLGLCWLWNETSPLGWWTLKPRPKEEKEMAHLYERIKFPYPGDKEAMEEFIKSGGSIGTTVGPKGNIESGKDPDNFQKQLQSQKFEQEAQKLWFRMRNEVISELQEKGFDVE; translated from the exons GCGTCTTCTCCGGCGACGGAGTCTACGCCGGAGCTCCATATCCATCTCCGAGAGCACCATACAGACCGCTCCTTCGCGACCTTCCACGTCTCCAGAACGCTCTTCGCGACAGCCTACTTT GGGTGTCTCAAATGGCTGACTTTAGAAAAGCAAGAAGGTTCTTCAG GAAGATAGGGATGGGGAAGGATGATTTGTACTTTTGGAAGCAAATGGGGAAGGCTGCACTTTGCACTTATACACTCTTAGGGCTTTGCTGGTTATGGAATGAAACCTCTCCACTTGGTTGGTGGACTCTTAAGCCGCGGCCCAAG gaagaaaaggaaatggCCCATTTGTATGAGCGAATTAAATTCCCATATCCAGGCGACAAAGAAGCCATGGAGGAATTTATCAAAAGTGGTGGCTCAATTGGCACTACTGTAGGACCCAAGGGAAACATCGAGTCCGGAAAAGATCCTGATAATTTTCAGAAACAATTGCAGTCACAGAAATTTGAGCAGGAAGCTCAGAAGCTATGGTTCCGAATGAGGAACGAGGTCATCTCAGAGCTGCAAGAGAAGGGATTTGATGTTGAATGA